From a region of the Candidatus Eisenbacteria bacterium genome:
- a CDS encoding 50S ribosomal protein L25, whose translation MAVIPLKGSPRDRLGKGGARKTRAAGAIPGVIYGHGETPQAVSVERVEFETAIRQHKGGNPIIHLALGTHEYTALLRSAQRDPLSQQIIHIDFQHISLTETVEVEVPVHLIGLSIGVKDGGGILEHGLREIEIRCLPTAIPTSIDIDVTALAIGDSIHVRDLKVEGVTILSDADAVVAVVAAPTVMEETTAAATLEGTPGKVEPEVITKGKKDEAAEGAEKEKKK comes from the coding sequence ATGGCAGTCATCCCGCTCAAGGGCTCGCCGCGCGACCGGCTCGGCAAGGGTGGCGCGCGCAAGACGCGCGCGGCCGGCGCGATCCCGGGCGTCATCTACGGACACGGGGAGACCCCGCAGGCCGTCAGCGTGGAGCGCGTCGAATTCGAGACCGCGATCCGTCAGCACAAGGGCGGCAATCCGATCATCCATCTGGCGCTCGGCACCCACGAGTACACGGCGCTGCTGCGCAGCGCGCAGCGCGATCCGCTGTCGCAGCAGATCATCCACATCGACTTTCAGCACATCTCGCTGACCGAGACCGTCGAGGTCGAGGTGCCGGTGCACCTGATCGGTCTCTCGATCGGCGTGAAGGACGGCGGCGGCATTCTCGAGCACGGCCTGCGCGAGATCGAGATTCGCTGTCTGCCGACCGCGATTCCGACCTCGATCGACATCGACGTCACGGCGCTCGCCATCGGCGATTCGATTCACGTGCGCGACCTCAAGGTCGAGGGCGTGACGATCCTCAGCGATGCCGACGCGGTGGTTGCAGTCGTGGCGGCGCCGACCGTCATGGAAGAGACCACAGCTGCGGCGACGCTCGAAGGCACGCCGGGCAAGGTGGAGCCCGAGGTCATCACGAAGGGCAAGAAGGACGAAGCGGCCGAAGGCGCAGAGAAGGAAAAGAAGAAGTAG
- the rpsF gene encoding 30S ribosomal protein S6: MTKYETTFILDPGLDENRVNEEVERVSQWIKDLGGEVLEVQRWGKRRLAYEIRKRRDGIYTFVVHESGNAVVREIERRLRLNENVMRVLTVMHVPPELTQGRPDAEVAAAAAEAGDDE, translated from the coding sequence GTGACCAAGTACGAAACCACATTCATCCTCGATCCGGGTCTCGATGAGAACCGGGTGAACGAGGAGGTGGAGCGCGTCTCCCAGTGGATCAAGGATCTGGGTGGCGAAGTGCTCGAAGTTCAACGCTGGGGCAAGCGACGCCTGGCGTACGAGATCCGCAAGCGTCGCGACGGGATCTACACCTTCGTGGTGCACGAGAGTGGCAACGCGGTGGTGCGCGAAATCGAACGCCGCTTGCGCCTCAACGAAAACGTCATGCGAGTGCTCACGGTGATGCACGTTCCACCCGAACTGACGCAGGGTCGCCCCGATGCCGAAGTGGCCGCCGCGGCGGCCGAGGCGGGCGACGACGAGTGA
- a CDS encoding septation protein SpoVG, with translation MQITEVRVSLRNDDKLKAFVSITLEDSFVIRGLKIISGNSGLFVAMPSRKRPDGQHQDLAHPINDATRKYLTEIVLAEYQVELKNPGRHVMAGHGAPQSNQPDGTHDGSHDGHHEGYE, from the coding sequence ATCCAGATCACCGAAGTCCGCGTCTCGCTTCGCAACGACGACAAGTTGAAGGCATTCGTGAGCATCACGCTCGAGGACTCGTTCGTGATCCGAGGCCTCAAGATCATCTCCGGAAACTCGGGGCTGTTCGTCGCGATGCCGAGCCGCAAGCGCCCCGACGGGCAACATCAGGACCTCGCGCACCCGATCAACGACGCCACTCGCAAGTACCTCACCGAGATCGTGCTGGCCGAGTACCAGGTCGAGTTGAAGAATCCTGGCCGCCACGTCATGGCGGGGCACGGAGCGCCGCAGAGCAACCAACCGGACGGCACGCACGACGGGTCGCACGACGGACACCACGAGGGCTACGAGTAG
- a CDS encoding ribose-phosphate pyrophosphokinase, which translates to MDPCRIFAGNASRRLAQAICDKLKVPLGDIEVSRFEDGEVSVRFNENIRGSDVFIVQSTGAPADYLMELLVMIDAAKRASARRVTAVIPYFGYARQDRKDQPRAPITAKLVANVITVAGADRALTMDLHSAQIQGFFDIPFDHLYSAPVLIEYFQKKQLQNLLVVAPDIGSVKMARAYAKRLGCDLALVDKRRPRADSVEIMNVIGDVDGKNVVFFDDVLTTGRTLCQAAEAIRARGARDIYAGITHGVLCPDAFERIARSPLTELVITDTLNHEHMDLPANITELSVAGLLGEAVQRIHEERSLSSLFV; encoded by the coding sequence GTGGATCCGTGCCGCATCTTCGCGGGTAACGCCAGCCGGCGTCTGGCCCAGGCGATCTGCGACAAGCTGAAAGTCCCGCTCGGTGACATCGAGGTCTCGCGCTTCGAAGACGGCGAGGTTTCGGTGCGCTTCAACGAGAACATTCGCGGCAGCGACGTGTTCATCGTGCAGTCGACCGGGGCGCCCGCCGACTACCTCATGGAACTGCTGGTGATGATCGACGCCGCCAAGCGCGCTTCGGCGCGGCGCGTCACCGCGGTGATTCCGTATTTCGGTTATGCGCGCCAGGACCGCAAGGACCAGCCGCGCGCACCGATCACGGCCAAGCTGGTCGCAAACGTCATCACCGTGGCGGGCGCGGATCGCGCGCTGACCATGGACCTGCACAGCGCTCAGATTCAGGGGTTCTTCGACATCCCGTTCGACCATCTCTACTCGGCGCCGGTGCTGATCGAGTACTTCCAGAAGAAGCAGCTGCAGAATCTCCTGGTGGTGGCGCCCGACATCGGCAGCGTCAAGATGGCGCGCGCCTACGCGAAGCGACTCGGCTGCGACCTGGCACTCGTCGACAAGCGGCGTCCGCGCGCGGACTCGGTCGAGATCATGAACGTGATCGGCGACGTCGACGGCAAGAACGTCGTGTTCTTCGACGACGTGCTCACGACCGGCCGCACGCTGTGCCAGGCGGCCGAAGCGATCCGCGCTCGCGGAGCGCGCGACATCTACGCCGGCATCACGCACGGCGTGCTGTGCCCCGACGCGTTCGAGCGCATCGCCAGGTCGCCGCTCACGGAGCTGGTCATCACCGACACGCTCAACCACGAGCACATGGATTTGCCGGCCAACATCACCGAGTTGTCGGTGGCGGGGTTGCTCGGCGAGGCGGTTCAGCGCATCCACGAGGAGCGCTCACTGAGTTCGTTGTTCGTCTGA
- a CDS encoding aminoacyl-tRNA hydrolase, translated as MRLVLGLGNPGERYAATRHNVAWRVLDALVAKWPGVASERGTSYESRRVRLPIEELELLKPLTFMNLSGEALDDWRRGRTWDDGQLLVISDDVYLPVGVLRLRRSGSSGGHRGLESLESALGHREFARLRVGVGAAEDAAALREHVLETFSAAEETVMKEVVARAREIVEVWATDGITVAMNRFNRRVGQEGSES; from the coding sequence GTGCGGCTGGTGCTCGGTCTCGGCAATCCGGGCGAACGGTACGCGGCCACGCGCCACAACGTGGCGTGGCGGGTGCTCGATGCGCTGGTTGCGAAGTGGCCGGGCGTGGCCTCGGAGCGTGGGACGTCGTACGAGTCCCGCCGGGTCCGCCTGCCGATTGAAGAGCTCGAACTGCTGAAGCCGCTCACGTTCATGAACCTGAGCGGAGAGGCGCTCGACGACTGGCGTCGCGGGCGCACGTGGGACGACGGGCAGTTGCTGGTGATTTCGGACGATGTGTATCTGCCGGTCGGCGTGCTGCGATTGCGCCGTTCCGGATCGAGTGGTGGCCACCGCGGACTCGAGAGTCTCGAGTCCGCGCTCGGACACCGGGAGTTCGCGCGACTGCGGGTCGGCGTCGGAGCGGCAGAAGACGCCGCGGCGCTGCGGGAACACGTTCTCGAGACGTTTTCCGCCGCAGAGGAGACGGTCATGAAAGAAGTCGTCGCGCGCGCGCGGGAAATCGTCGAAGTGTGGGCGACCGACGGCATCACGGTCGCCATGAACCGGTTCAATCGCCGGGTGGGTCAGGAGGGTTCAGAATCGTGA